The following coding sequences are from one Capsicum annuum cultivar UCD-10X-F1 chromosome 3, UCD10Xv1.1, whole genome shotgun sequence window:
- the LOC124896610 gene encoding tripartite motif-containing protein 44-like: MVRRVHKEVKRPTSTASTSKNKKFEEVLKTFKRKKSVVDESESETESRILADIFEYDESSAHESEDAKDSEGKSEGESEEESESDSGDSEESESDSGDSEDRRDSGDGEEDPLSLPICARDISVESYSLTT, encoded by the coding sequence atggtgAGAAGAGTTCATAAAGAGGTTAAAAGGCCTACTTCCACTGCTTCTACCAGCAAGAATAAAAAATTCGAAGAAGTTTTAAAAACTTTCAAGAGAAAAAAATCCGTGGTCGATGAATCGGAGTCGGAAACCGAATCAAGAATCCTTGCCGATATTTTTGAATATGACGAAAGTAGTGCACACGAGAGTGAGGATGCTAAGGATAGCGAAGGTAAAAGCGAGGGGGAAAGcgaagaagaaagtgaaagtgatagCGGGGACAgtgaagaaagtgaaagtgatagCGGGGACAGTGAGGATAGGAGAGATAGCGGAGACGGGGAGGAGGATCCCCTATCCTTGCCAATTTGTGCGAGAGATATCTCCGTTGAATCGTACAGCCTAACAACCTAG